AAGGCCGTGAAAACCGTTGGCGAGCTAGCAACTGAAGCGGAAACATCCGAGGTCAACCCCGAGGCATCCTTTGTCTGCCTCGATGATGTCAAAGAAACTCTGATACGCATAGACCGGAGAATCGACGAACTTGCAGAAATTCGCGCGTGGGAAATCTTGGAGCGCGGACCTGACGCCAAATCAGATAATAGCAGTGGACAGAGAATGGCTGCTCAGGGCGCGTGATGCGCAACTGCCACCGTCTGGCGACTGGCGCACATGGCTTATTCTGGGTGGTCGCGGATCGGGGAAGACGCGGGCGGGGGCCGAATGGGTATCGGGAATGGCACTTGGGCTTGCACCTTTTTCTTCGCAACATTGCGGGCATATTGCACTGGTGGGCGAAACGTTTGCCGATGCCCGTGAGGTCATGGTGGATGGGCCTTCTGGCATATTGTCGGTCTCGCGGTTGTCGCGTCCACGTTATGAGGCGACACGGCGCAGGCTTCTTTGGGAGAATGGCGCAGTGGCGTCACTTTACACGTCGGAAGACCCAGACGGTTTGCGTGGTCCGCAGTTTGATGCCGCATGGTGTGACGAACTGGCGAAGTGGAAAAATCCGCAAGCCACATGGGATATGTTGCAGTTTGGCCTGCGATTGGGGAGATTTCCGCGTCAGGTGGTGACGACAACGCCGCGCGCGGTTCCATTGCTGAAATCATTGATGACCGACAATTCGGTTGCGATGACGCATATGCGAACATCAGAGAATGCCGAGCATCTTGCGAGTGGTTTTATTGAAACGATCAATCAGCGTTATGCGGGTACGCGGCTCGGACGACAGGAACTCGACGGCGAATTAATTGAAGAACGCGCCGGAGCCTTGTGGTCACGTGAGCGGATTGAGCAATGTTTTGAACAGTCTGCTCCTGAGTTGATCCGTATATTGGTTGCGATTGATCCACCTGCTTCATCGGGAAAATCGTCCGATGCCTGTGGGATTAGTGTTGCTGGTATCGACGAAAATGGCATTTCGCATGTGCTGGCTGATGAAAGCATGAGCATGGCTAAGCCGCATCAATGGGCGCGGCGTGCAATTGCGCTTTATCATGAATATGAGGCTGACGCGGTGCTGGCCGAAGTCAATCAAGGTGGCGAGATGGTTGCTGCTGTGCTTGCGGCAGAGGATGCAACTGTTCCGGTTCTGATGCGGCGTGCATCGCGGGGCAAATGGCTTCGCGCCGAGCCGGTGGCTGCCCTTTATGAGCAGGGGCGTGTTCGTCATGCTGGCCGCTTTACAGCACTCGAAGACGAGATGTGCGACTTCGCACCTGAAGGCCTTTCGAGTGGAAGGTCGCCAGATCGTCTTGATGCCATGGTCTGGGCGCTGACAGAACTGATGCTTGGTGCTGATCGAAAGCCGCGTATCCGGCGTTTCGGGTAATTTTACAATCATTGGAGAGCCGATATATGGCGTGGAACTGGCCGTGGCGTAAAGCCGTCGCGAACGCACCCTCATATTCTGATGCGGGGCGCGAGAAAAAGAGCGCCCAAGGTTTTGTGGCCCTGCATATGGAGCGTGGACCATCTTGGATTGCGCGCGATTATACCTCGCTTGCCCGCGAAGGTTTTATGCGCAATCCGGTGGCGCATCGCTGTGTGCGGCTGATCGCCGAAGCAGCCAGCAATGTGCCATGGCTGCTTTATGAAGGCACGACAGAACATGAAACGCATCCGCTGCTCGATCTTATTGCACAGCCGCAAGGTGGTTTGGACAGCAGCAGCTTCTTTGAACGGCTTTACGGACACTTGCTGATTTCAGGCAATGCCTATGTCGAGCGCGTTGATCTGCCAAGCGGGCGCAGCGAATTGCATCTTCTACGGCCTGAACGGGTGACACTTGAAACATCCAGTGACGGCTGGCCGCAATCGATGGTCTATCGCTCAGCCAATACAAGTCGCGTTGTGTCGCTTGCGGGTGCGGCATCCGCTGGTTTGCATCTGAAATTATTTCATCCGCTGGATGACCATTATGGTTTTCCTCCGCTTGAAGCAGCTTTGATGGCACTCGATCTGCACAACGCGGCAGGTGCCTGGAACAAGGCTTTGCTTGATAATTCTGCGCGGCCTTCCGGTGCGCTGGTCTATGCGCCGAAAGACGGCGGTAACCTGACCGAAGAGCAGTTTGATCGGCTGAAAACCGAGCTTGAGGAAGGCTACACGGGGGCTTCCGGTGCTGGACGTCCGCTGTTGCTTGAAGGTGGGCTGGACTGGAAAGCGATGGGTTACAGCCCGCAGGATATGGATTTCATAGAGGCGAAGAATGGTGCTGCTCGCGACATCGCTTTGGCCTTCGGTGTGCCGCCGATGCTGCTCGGCATTCCGGGCGATAATACCTATTCCAATTATGCCGAGGCCAACCGTGCCTTCTACCGCCTGACAGTGTTGCCGTTGATTAACCGCACCGCCAAGGCTTTTAGTTGTTGGCTGGGACCGATTTTCGGAGGCGATCTGCGGCTTGAGCATGACACGGATCGCATTGAAGGCCTGTCGCAGGAACGTGAATCTCTGTGGCGACGCGTCTCGGAAGCCTCGTTCCTGAGTGATGACGAAAAACGCGATGCGGTTGGTTATCAGCCGCGTGCAGAAAGGAGGGTGCCATGAGTAATCTGAGTGAAACGGTGATGACATCTGATGCGACGCTGGTTTGGTTTGCAAAGATTGCAGGGGCCGTCGCGGGTTCTGCCGTGTCGCTTGCTTACATGCTGCCAAATGGTAAGCGCGAGGCAGGCATTCGCTTTGCAGTCGGCATTATCTGCGGAATGGTTTTTGGCGGTGCGGCAGGTGTGAAAATTACCGAAGCATTGTCTTTGGAACAGTTGCTGGGGCGCGCCGAAGTAATGCTGATGGGCGCAACCGCCGCAAGTCTTGCCGCCTGGTCGGTGCTTGGCATTCTCAAGCGTTTTGCTGAACGCATAAAACACGCACCGCTCCCCGGTCTTCCATCTTCGCAAAGGAGCCGGAATGACAAAACTTGAAACCAAGCGCGCGCCACTGGCACTCGAAGATGTTGAAATCGATGGTAGCTTTTCAGGTTATGCGAGCATTTTTGGTCTCCCTGATCTCGGTAATGACGTTATCGAGAAAGGCGCTTTTGCGAAATCGCTGATGTCGCGAAAGTCGTCTGGAGTGCGCATGCTCTGGCAGCACGACGCGGCTGAACCGATTGGTGTCTGGACCGATATTCGCGAGGATACACGCGGGCTTTATGTCGAGGGCAGACTTGCCAAAGGTGTGGCACGCGCCCGCGAAGCGCTGGAACTGATGCGCGCTGGCGGACTGGATGGCTTGTCGATCGGCTTTCGCACCGTCAAAGCACGCAAGGATGCGCGCACAGGCTTGCGACACATAACCGAAGCCGATCTTTGGGAAATTTCGGTGGTGACTTTTCCGATGCTGCCACAGGCACGCATCGATAGTCTCAAGGCGGATTTGCCGACAGTCAGAGAGTTTGAACGCTGGCTCACGCGGGATGCGGGGCTAAGCCGTTCTGCTGCACGTCTGGTCATAGCCAAAGGCTATTCAGCACTTGCAGCCTTACAGGGCCAGGACGGGCGGGACGCTTTCCGGGCAATTGAAGCAGGACTAGCGCAGCGTATGCGCGCGGCCTGCAAGATGATGTCTCTTAATTAGTCAGGACCAAAAATGGAAAAAAATCATGCAATCCCGCTCGAAACCAAGAGCGTGGAAACGAAGGCGCTTGGTAACAACGGTGATGTGTCGGAAGCTTTTGATGAATTTATGACTGCCTTCTCCGCGTTCCGTGATGCCAACGACGAGCGTTTGAAAAAGATCGAAAAAAGCGCTGATGTCGATGTGCTGCTCCGCGACAAGGTTGATCGCATCAACCGTGCGCTCGACGAACAGAAGCAGGCGCTAGATCAGTATGTCCTGAAGAGTGCGCGTCCGCAGCTTGGCAAAGGCAACCCTGTCATTGACGTTGAACACAAGCAGGCTTTTGATGGCTATGTGCGTCGTGGTGATGAGCAGGCGATGCGGAGCATCGAGCAGAAGGCCCATTCCTATGCATCCGGTCCAGATGGTGGCTATCTCGTGCCCGCAGAACTTGAAACCGAAATCGGTCGTCGCCTGGCCACCCTGTCACCGATCCGTGGCATTTCCAGTGTGCGTCAGGTTTCCGGTGCAGTGTTGAAAAAGCCATTTTCTGTTAGCGGACCGGCAACGGGTTGGGTTGGTGAAACTGATGCGCGTCCGCAGACCGCTTCGGCCAAGCTTGCGGAGTTGCAGTTCCCGACAATGGAAATCTATGCAATGCCTGCGGCCACGTCTTCATTGCTTGACGACGCAGCTGTTAACGTTGAACAGTGGATTGCCGAAGAAGTCGAAGCAGCCTTTGCCGAACAGGAGGGGGCTGCCTTCATCACCGGCAATGGCCTGAACAAGCCGATGGGTTTCCTGAGCTACAGCACCGTTGAAGATGCAAGCTGGGAGTGGGGCAAGATCGGCTACATAGCCACTGGTGTCGACGGCGCATTGCCTGCTTCCGATCCATCCGACAAGCTGATTGAACTCATCTATGCGCTGAAAGCTGGCTATCGCCAGAACGCAAATTTCGTGATGAACCGCAAGACGCAGAGTGTGTTGCGCAAGCTCAAAGATGCCGATGGCAATTATCTTTGGCAGCCACCTGCGGCTGTTGGTGAAAAGGCATCGCTGATGGGTTTTGGTCTTGTCGAGGCCGAACACATGTCGGATATTGAAGCTGACGGAACGCCGATTGCCTTTGGTGACTTTGAACGCGGCTATCTGGTCGTGGATCGCATCGGCGTGCGCGTGTTGCGCGACCCGTATTCTGCAAAGCCATATGTGCTTTTCTACACCACCAAACGCGTGGGCGGTGGTGTGCAGGACTTTGATGCCATTAAGCTTCTGAAATTCTCAGCCTGATGTTTTCAACGATCTACCTGCCGGTTTTGGCAGCTAGATTCCATTTGCGAACGCGTTGAATCTCTTTCTGGGGTGCCATGCGTAACTATCTGATTTGAGAGTTATTTAAGGGGAAAGTACATGACAATGTTTCTTGTCACGCCGCCGGCGCTGGAGCCGGTGACGATTGCAGACGCACGCGCGTTTTTACGAGTTTCAACCGAAAGCGAAGACGAGATTCTGCGCCGTATCATCAAAACGGCGCGCGAGATGGTCGAGGCAGATACAGGGCTTGCGCTTATTGATCAGACATGGCGTCTGCGTGTGGATCGTTGGCCGCGTTCAGGTCGTCTGGCGCTGTTCAAGTACCCGGTCAAAGCGGTCGCATCCGTGGTCGCATATCGTCCCGATGGCACTGCAATCAGCATGGAGCCGGAAGAGTATATGCTTCAGCATGGGCGTCGTCCGCAGCGTGTTTACATGGCGCAATATCCTGATGCGCAGACCTTCTGTGGTCTTGAGGTCGACTTTATCGCAGGCTTTGGTGAAACTGGTGTTGAAGTGCCAGATGCACTCAAGCAAGCCATACTTACTTTGACAGCACATCTCTATGAGAACCGGGCAGCGCTCGATGACGCTAATGCAGGATTGCCCGCATTGGTCGGCCAGATGGTTGACAGCTGGAGGAATATCTCTCTGTGAATAAAATTCTATTGATTGATCCCAGTCAGTTCAAAACAGAACTGGCTTTGGAAACTATGCAGCCTGTTGCTGATGGTATGGGTGGATATAAAGAAACTTGGTCTGAGGTTGCAATTGTCTGGGGCAAATTAGAACCCATATCGAGTACGCCAAGAGGGCAAGTTCGCCCATTTCCTGAGTTAACGCACCGAATTTATGTGCGTTACCGAGGCGACATCACTTCTGATAAGCGATTTCGGAAGGGAGAGCGCATCTTCACTTTGCGCACGGTTTACGACCCTGATGAAAGCAAACGGTACCTGACTTGCTTAGCAGTCGAGGTTGGACGTTGAATATCACCATGAAATTGACCTTCGAGGGTCTCATCCGCGCGTTGCGTTTTAAGCAGCTTACGCAGCAGGAAAATATTGCAATCGGTCGCACTGGCGCCCGGAGTGAGATCAATGATTCAAGCGGGGATCAAAATGAAAAATGGCGCGGCAGCATTGCAGAAAGCACTTTATGACGCCTTGAAGAATGATGAAGAACTCATTGAAACGCTTGGTGGCGAGCATGTTTATGATCATGTGCCATTTAAAACTCCCTATCCTTACGTCACCCTCGGTGAGACTTTGACGAAGGACTGGAACACGGCCAGCGAACGCGGAGGCGAGCATTTCCTGAATATCCAGATATGGGCTCGCGAAGCCGGGCGCAAACGTGTGCTCGACATTGCCGGACGCATCGCCACCCGTCTCGACGAAGAACCGCTCGATCTCGATGGCCATCGCGTCGTCAATCTTATGCTGACCGAGGTTTTAGCCCGCAACACAGACGGGTTTGGCAGCTATCTGGGCACGATGCGCTATCGCGCCGTGACCGAACCGGCAAACTAGAGCACATCCCGAAAAGTGGGAACCGGTTTTCCGATAAGATGTGCGTAAAACAAAAAGATAGAGCCAGGAGCAAAACATGACAGCTCAACGCGGCAAGGATATCTTGCTGAAAATCGCGCATGGCACAGACCAGTTTGAAACCTGTGCAGGCCTGCGCACCAAACGCATTGCTTTCAATGCCGAAACCGTCGATGTGACTGACGCGGATGCCGCCGGTCGCTGGCGGCAATTGCTGGCAGGAAGTGGCGTTCAACGCGCTTCGGTTAGCGGATCTGGTATATTTAAGGATGCAGTGTCGGATGCTCTTATCCGTAGCGTCTTTTTCAACGGCGAAATTCGGGAATGGCAGTTCATTTTGCCGGATTTTGGAACGATCACCGGAGCGTTTCAGATCGTTGCTCTGGAATATGGCGGCAACCACGACGCGGAAGTCACATTTGAAATCGCACTTGAATCCGCGGGGCTGATTGCTTTCGGAGAAGCGCTATGATGGTCAATCGCCATCGCGGCGAGGTTGCGGCAAAACTTGATGGTCGCGACTGGACTCTCTGCCTGACGCTGGGTGCGCTGGCACAGCTTGAGTCTGCTTTTGAGGCAGATAACCTTTCCGACCTGATAGCTCGCTTTTCCAGCGGTAAGCTCTCGGCCTTTGATATGCAACGCATTATCTGTGCTGGCCTGCACGGTGGCGGACACGATGTGCCGCTTGAAGACGTGGCTGAAATGCGGACCGATGGTGGCGCAAGCGGCTATGCGCGCATCGTTTCAGCCCTTTTGACAGCAACCTTTGGAACCGCAGAAAGCGATTCTTCTTCAAACCCTTAAGTGCCGCAGTTGAATCATATCCTTCACGTCAGCCTTTTCCGTGGGAAGAGGTGATGCGCGCGGGTTTTGGTTTGCTGCGGCTTTCTTCAAAAGACTTCTGGGCCATGACCCCACGCGAACTCGGCGCCGTTCTTGGGCCTGTTTCGCAGAGCATGAGCATGAATGCTCCTTCGCGCGTGACACTCGACGCGCTGATGCACGCCTTTCCCGACAGGTGATTAAACATGACTGATGAAACTGTAACCGTTTCCGTCGAGGCGGACACGAGTGCTTTTGATCGCGCGCTGACCGATCTTGAAAAGCGGTCGTCAAGCTTTGGCGCAAGCCTGACAACAGCACTGAAAAGTGCAATTGTTTCCGGCAAAGGGCTTGACGATGTGCTGCGCGGACTTGCGAGCAGTCTGGCAGGTTCAGCGCTTTCTGCAGGACTTCAACCACTGCAAAATCTTGGTTCCTCGCTAATGTCGAGCGTAATGGGCGGCATCCGGGGCATCATGCCTTTTGCCAAGGGCGGAGTGGTTTCAAGCCCGACTTATTTTGGCATGGGTAATGGTTCGCTGGGCCTGACAGGTGAAGCTGGTGCAGAGGCAATTTTGCCGCTGGCGCGGGGTGCCGATGGCAGGCTGGGTGTAGCGACGGGCGGCAGCGGGGCAAAGCCTGTTCAGGTCGTTTTCAACATGACATCGCCTGACGCATCCTCCTTCCGAAAGTCAGAAGCTCAGCTTTCCACCATGCTCGCCGGTGCTGTGCGCCGTGGCGCACGGAGGATGTGAGATGGAAGCCTTTCACGATGTCCGTTTTCCGCTTGGCGTATCATTCGGTTCCACCACCGGAACCGAATGGCGCAATGAAATTGTAACGCTCACATCAGGCATGGAAAAACGTAATGCACGCTGGGCGCATTCACGCAGGCATTTCGATGCGGGCACGGGCTTGCGCTCGCTGGATGATCTGAAAACTGTGCTTGCCTTCTTTGAGGCACGACGGGGATCATTGCATGCCTTCCGCTTTCGCGATCCGTTTGATTTTTCCTCAGCAAACGGAACTGCCGCACCCTCACATAATGATCAGCGCATCGGAAGCGGTGACGGTGTTACAGCGGGCTACCAGCTTGCCAAACAATATGACACTTACAGTCGTCCGGTCACACGTCCTGTCATCGGGTCGGTGGTGGTCGGCGTTAATGGCGCAAAACTCAACGAGGGGGAAGCTTATACGCTCGATCATGCCACGGGAGCTGTCTCTTTTACCTCGGATTATGTGCCAGTGGAGGGCGCTCAGGTGACGGCTGGCTTTCTGTTCGATGTGCCGGTCCGCTTCGACACAGATCGGCTGACAGCAAGCATTGCCTCCTTTCAGGCGGGTGAAATTCCCTCCATTCCTATCATCGAGGTCAAGGCATGATCCCTGTTCCCGCGCAACTTGAATCACATCTCAAGGGTGAAGTGACAAGCCATTGCTTTGCATGGCTTATCAGACGTTCCGATCAGGTGGTGATGGGCTTTACGGACCATGACCGGAGGTTTGATCTCGATGGGGTTTCCTGCGAACCGCTGACGGGTCTTAACAGTAGCGAAGCCACAACAACACTTGGTCTTTCCATCGCGGGCGGCGATGTCGAAGGTGTGTTGTCTTCGGCACGCATCAGTGAAGCGGATATTGAGCAGGGGCGCTATGATGGTGCTGTGGTTGAAAGCTATCTCGTAAACTGGAATAGGCCGGACCAGCATATGCTTTTACGTCGCTGGACGGTTGGGGCGATCACGCGCTCAGGCGGCCGTTTTGTCATGCAACTAAAGGGTGCAGCGGCAGCCTTTGATGCTGTTTGCGGAAGGCGTGTTCTGCGACAGTGCGATGCCGTGTTGGGTGATCAGCGCTGCGGCGTTAATATCAGCGATCCGCACTTCTTTGTGAATGGTTCTGTGACCAGTGCAGAGGGTGCTGCGCTGAGCGTCGCGGGTCTTGAAGGTTTTGCCAGCGGCTGGTTTACGCAGGGGCGACTGACATGGACAAGTGGTGCCAATCGGGGTGCATCGGTGCGTGTTGTCGCACAGAGCGGCAACGCTCTGAGTCTTACAGAGACACCAGTGCTGGCTGCAAAACCGGGCGACGGTTTTCGACTGGTTGCAGGTTGTGACAAGAGCTTTGCCACCTGTAAGGCGAAGTTTGCCAATGGCACGAATTTTCGCGGCTTCCCACACCTTCCCGGAAATGATGCCGCCTTCGCTTATGTCAGTAGTGGCAATGAATATGATGGGAGCGCACTGGTCCCATGAATATTGCTGACAAAGTTCTCACCGAGACTGAGCGCTGGATTGGCACGCCCTATCGACACGGTGCTTCCACACGCGGCGTAAGCTGTGATTGTCTTGGTCTGGTTCGCGGTATTTGGCGTGCGCTTTATGGTGTGGAGCCGGAAATACCCGTTGCCTATGCGCCGGATTGGGCTGAGGCAGCGATGGGTGAACCGCTGTTAGAGGCCGCATCCCGGCACATGCAGCCACGCAGCGGGGGTGATCCGCAGCCGGGCGATCTGCTTATCTTTCGTTGGCGTTCCGATGTTGCGGCCAAGCATCTTGGCATCATGACGCGTGAAAACCGCTTTATCCATGCCTATGAGGGGCATCGCGTCATGTCTTCGGCACTGGTGCCGCAATGGCGCAAGCGTATCGCCGGAATTTTTATTTTCCCTGAACCAGAAAGTTAAGCAATGGCGACTGTTGTTCTGCAAGCCGTAGGCGCTGCTGTTGGTGGTATTTTTGGCCCCGTGGGTGCTGCCATTGGCGCGGGGCTTGGTGCTATGGGTGGCTATGCCATTGATACGGCCATCATCAATTCGACCCGTCATATGGAAGGCGCACGCCTCAATAGCGGCCGCGTTGCGACAGCCGAAGAAGGGGCGGCTTTGCCATTCGTCTATGGCACGGCACGGCTTTCCGGCACATTAATCTGGGCGACATGTTTTGAGGAAAAGAAAACCACAGAGCGGCAGGGCGGAAAGGGTGGGCCGAAAGTTACCTCCTATAGCTATTTCGGCAATATGGCTTATGCGATCGCGGAAGGCGAAATTGCTGGCATTCGCCGTGTCTGGGCGGACGGGCAGGAGCTTGATCTCACCGAGATCGAAATGCGTGTTTATCATGGCACTGATACGCAGCAGCCCGATCCATTGATCGAAGCGAAACAGGGTACAGGAAATGCTCCGGCCTATCGCGGAACGGCGTATGTGGTTTTCGAGCGTATACCGCTTGATGTCTATGGCAATCGACTACCGCAATTTCAGTTTGAGGTTCTGCGGCCGATTGGAAAAGTCGCGCGCGATGTGCGTGCTATAGCACTCATTCCCGGCTCGACAGAGTTTGGCCTGTCACCATCGCCTGTTACCGATCAGATGGTATTGGGTGAGCGTCGGACACTGAACCGCAATGCAAAACGTGGACGCGGCGATTGGACTGTAGCCATGGATGAGCTGCAGGCGCTTTGCCCTCAGTTGCAGCACGTGGCGATCGTCTTGCCGTGGTTCGGCGACGACTTGCGCGCAGGATTATGTCAGATCAGGCCAGGCGTGACACATCAGAGTTCGTCATCATCAAGTCAGACTTGGAAAGTTGAGAAAGTAACGCGTAGCGGTGCGCATTTGATTTCCACGAGTGGCGAGGGCGCTGCCTATGGTGGCACACCATCTGATCAGAGTGTGATTGATGCGATACGTGATGCGAAAGCGCGTGGCTTGAAGGTAACGCTATATCCTTTCATCATGATGGATATTCCTGCGGATAACCAATTGCCAAACCCTGATGGTGGAAACGGGCAATCCGTCTATCCATGGCGCGGACGTATCACCTGCCACCCTGCCATTGGCGTTGCAGGCTCTCCCGATAGGACCGCAGAGGCCGCCAATCAGGTCGAAGCTTTCGTCAATGGAACATGGGGTTACAGGCGTTTTCTGAATCACTGTGCGAGTCTCGCGGTGCAGGCAGGTGGTGTGGATGCATTTCTGCTAGGCTCTGAATTGCGTGGCCTGACCAGTATTC
This genomic stretch from Brucella pseudogrignonensis harbors:
- a CDS encoding terminase large subunit domain-containing protein, which encodes MAVDREWLLRARDAQLPPSGDWRTWLILGGRGSGKTRAGAEWVSGMALGLAPFSSQHCGHIALVGETFADAREVMVDGPSGILSVSRLSRPRYEATRRRLLWENGAVASLYTSEDPDGLRGPQFDAAWCDELAKWKNPQATWDMLQFGLRLGRFPRQVVTTTPRAVPLLKSLMTDNSVAMTHMRTSENAEHLASGFIETINQRYAGTRLGRQELDGELIEERAGALWSRERIEQCFEQSAPELIRILVAIDPPASSGKSSDACGISVAGIDENGISHVLADESMSMAKPHQWARRAIALYHEYEADAVLAEVNQGGEMVAAVLAAEDATVPVLMRRASRGKWLRAEPVAALYEQGRVRHAGRFTALEDEMCDFAPEGLSSGRSPDRLDAMVWALTELMLGADRKPRIRRFG
- a CDS encoding phage portal protein, coding for MAWNWPWRKAVANAPSYSDAGREKKSAQGFVALHMERGPSWIARDYTSLAREGFMRNPVAHRCVRLIAEAASNVPWLLYEGTTEHETHPLLDLIAQPQGGLDSSSFFERLYGHLLISGNAYVERVDLPSGRSELHLLRPERVTLETSSDGWPQSMVYRSANTSRVVSLAGAASAGLHLKLFHPLDDHYGFPPLEAALMALDLHNAAGAWNKALLDNSARPSGALVYAPKDGGNLTEEQFDRLKTELEEGYTGASGAGRPLLLEGGLDWKAMGYSPQDMDFIEAKNGAARDIALAFGVPPMLLGIPGDNTYSNYAEANRAFYRLTVLPLINRTAKAFSCWLGPIFGGDLRLEHDTDRIEGLSQERESLWRRVSEASFLSDDEKRDAVGYQPRAERRVP
- a CDS encoding DUF6107 family protein gives rise to the protein MSNLSETVMTSDATLVWFAKIAGAVAGSAVSLAYMLPNGKREAGIRFAVGIICGMVFGGAAGVKITEALSLEQLLGRAEVMLMGATAASLAAWSVLGILKRFAERIKHAPLPGLPSSQRSRNDKT
- a CDS encoding HK97 family phage prohead protease codes for the protein MTKLETKRAPLALEDVEIDGSFSGYASIFGLPDLGNDVIEKGAFAKSLMSRKSSGVRMLWQHDAAEPIGVWTDIREDTRGLYVEGRLAKGVARAREALELMRAGGLDGLSIGFRTVKARKDARTGLRHITEADLWEISVVTFPMLPQARIDSLKADLPTVREFERWLTRDAGLSRSAARLVIAKGYSALAALQGQDGRDAFRAIEAGLAQRMRAACKMMSLN
- a CDS encoding phage major capsid protein: MEKNHAIPLETKSVETKALGNNGDVSEAFDEFMTAFSAFRDANDERLKKIEKSADVDVLLRDKVDRINRALDEQKQALDQYVLKSARPQLGKGNPVIDVEHKQAFDGYVRRGDEQAMRSIEQKAHSYASGPDGGYLVPAELETEIGRRLATLSPIRGISSVRQVSGAVLKKPFSVSGPATGWVGETDARPQTASAKLAELQFPTMEIYAMPAATSSLLDDAAVNVEQWIAEEVEAAFAEQEGAAFITGNGLNKPMGFLSYSTVEDASWEWGKIGYIATGVDGALPASDPSDKLIELIYALKAGYRQNANFVMNRKTQSVLRKLKDADGNYLWQPPAAVGEKASLMGFGLVEAEHMSDIEADGTPIAFGDFERGYLVVDRIGVRVLRDPYSAKPYVLFYTTKRVGGGVQDFDAIKLLKFSA
- a CDS encoding head-tail connector protein, with amino-acid sequence MTMFLVTPPALEPVTIADARAFLRVSTESEDEILRRIIKTAREMVEADTGLALIDQTWRLRVDRWPRSGRLALFKYPVKAVASVVAYRPDGTAISMEPEEYMLQHGRRPQRVYMAQYPDAQTFCGLEVDFIAGFGETGVEVPDALKQAILTLTAHLYENRAALDDANAGLPALVGQMVDSWRNISL
- a CDS encoding phage head closure protein, translating into MNKILLIDPSQFKTELALETMQPVADGMGGYKETWSEVAIVWGKLEPISSTPRGQVRPFPELTHRIYVRYRGDITSDKRFRKGERIFTLRTVYDPDESKRYLTCLAVEVGR
- a CDS encoding DUF3168 domain-containing protein, translating into MKNGAAALQKALYDALKNDEELIETLGGEHVYDHVPFKTPYPYVTLGETLTKDWNTASERGGEHFLNIQIWAREAGRKRVLDIAGRIATRLDEEPLDLDGHRVVNLMLTEVLARNTDGFGSYLGTMRYRAVTEPAN
- a CDS encoding phage major tail protein, TP901-1 family, translating into MTAQRGKDILLKIAHGTDQFETCAGLRTKRIAFNAETVDVTDADAAGRWRQLLAGSGVQRASVSGSGIFKDAVSDALIRSVFFNGEIREWQFILPDFGTITGAFQIVALEYGGNHDAEVTFEIALESAGLIAFGEAL
- a CDS encoding gene transfer agent family protein, with amino-acid sequence MMVNRHRGEVAAKLDGRDWTLCLTLGALAQLESAFEADNLSDLIARFSSGKLSAFDMQRIICAGLHGGGHDVPLEDVAEMRTDGGASGYARIVSALLTATFGTAESDSSSNP
- a CDS encoding phage tail tape measure protein; translated protein: MTDETVTVSVEADTSAFDRALTDLEKRSSSFGASLTTALKSAIVSGKGLDDVLRGLASSLAGSALSAGLQPLQNLGSSLMSSVMGGIRGIMPFAKGGVVSSPTYFGMGNGSLGLTGEAGAEAILPLARGADGRLGVATGGSGAKPVQVVFNMTSPDASSFRKSEAQLSTMLAGAVRRGARRM
- a CDS encoding TIGR02217 family protein, which gives rise to MEAFHDVRFPLGVSFGSTTGTEWRNEIVTLTSGMEKRNARWAHSRRHFDAGTGLRSLDDLKTVLAFFEARRGSLHAFRFRDPFDFSSANGTAAPSHNDQRIGSGDGVTAGYQLAKQYDTYSRPVTRPVIGSVVVGVNGAKLNEGEAYTLDHATGAVSFTSDYVPVEGAQVTAGFLFDVPVRFDTDRLTASIASFQAGEIPSIPIIEVKA
- a CDS encoding DUF2163 domain-containing protein; translation: MIPVPAQLESHLKGEVTSHCFAWLIRRSDQVVMGFTDHDRRFDLDGVSCEPLTGLNSSEATTTLGLSIAGGDVEGVLSSARISEADIEQGRYDGAVVESYLVNWNRPDQHMLLRRWTVGAITRSGGRFVMQLKGAAAAFDAVCGRRVLRQCDAVLGDQRCGVNISDPHFFVNGSVTSAEGAALSVAGLEGFASGWFTQGRLTWTSGANRGASVRVVAQSGNALSLTETPVLAAKPGDGFRLVAGCDKSFATCKAKFANGTNFRGFPHLPGNDAAFAYVSSGNEYDGSALVP
- a CDS encoding NlpC/P60 family protein codes for the protein MNIADKVLTETERWIGTPYRHGASTRGVSCDCLGLVRGIWRALYGVEPEIPVAYAPDWAEAAMGEPLLEAASRHMQPRSGGDPQPGDLLIFRWRSDVAAKHLGIMTRENRFIHAYEGHRVMSSALVPQWRKRIAGIFIFPEPES